A single genomic interval of Cucumis sativus cultivar 9930 chromosome 5, Cucumber_9930_V3, whole genome shotgun sequence harbors:
- the NR2 gene encoding nitrate reductase [NADH]-like (The RefSeq protein has 3 frameshifts compared to this genomic sequence): MAASVDNRQFGSLQPPLNGVVRSFKSGPNHRSDSPVRGCNFPNSNINNRLLKSSVKMEQEEEDDDSCSEDENDNNELRELIKKGNRELEPSTVDPRDEGTADNWIERNSSMVRLTGKHPFNSEPPLNRLMHHGFITPVPLHYVRNHGAVPKAKWSDWTIEVCGLVKRPTKFSMDQLVNEFRFREFPATLVCAGNRRKEQNMVKKSIGFNWGAAGVSTSVWRGVPLREVLKRCGIMSRKKGALNVCFEGAEDLPGGGGSKYGTSIKKELAMDPARDIILAYMQNGEQLAPDHGFPVRMIIPGFIGGRMVKWLKRIIVTTKESENYYHFKDNRVLPSHVDAELANAEAWWYKPEYIINELNINSVITTPCHEEILPINSWTTQRPYTLRGYSYSGGGKKVTRVEVTMDGGETWQVCTLDHPEKPNKYGKYWCWCFWSLEVEVLDLLGAKEIAVRAWDETLNTQPEKLIWNLMGMMNNCWFTVKTNVCKPHKGEIGIIFEHPTVPGNQSGGWMDRERHLEISTESNQTLKKSISTPFMNTASNTYSLSEVKKHNSPQSAWIIVHGHVYDCTRFLKDHPGGSDSILINAGTDCTEEFDAIHSDKAKKMLEDYRIGELITTGYASDSSSNSPNNSTHGASNFSHLAPIREAPMVTRRAALAPNEKIPCKLISKTEISHDVRVFRFELPGGQDQVLGLPVGKHIFICAKVDGKLCMRAYTPSSTVDQMGYFELVVKVYFKNVHPKFPNGGIMSQFLDNMEVGSTVEVKGPLGHIEYTGRGNFTVHGKPRFAKRLAMLAGGTGITPIYQIVQAILKDPEDETEMFVVYANRTEDDILLREELDTWAKKNERLKVWYVVQESIREGWEYSIGFITEEITREHLPAAAEDTLALVCGPPPMIQFAVQPNLEKMNYDTKNSMLVF; this comes from the exons ATGGCGGCTTCTGTCGACAACCGCCAATTTGGCTCTCTCCAGCCACCGCTTAATGGCGTCGTTCGCTCCTTCAAATCCGGTCCCAACCACCGGTCCGACTCCCCCGTTCGTGGATGCAACTTCCCCAATTCCAACATTAACAATCGCCTTCTCAAGAGCTCCGTGAAGATGGAAcaggaggaagaagatgatgattcGTGTAGTGAAGACGAGAACGATAACAACGAGCTTCGTGAATTGATCAAGAAGGGGAACCGTGAACTGGAACCGTCGACTGTGGACCCTAGAGATGAAGGGACGGCTGATAATTGGATCGAGCGGAACTCTTCCATGGTCCGTCTCACAGGGAAGCACCCCTTCAACTCGGAGCCACCTCTCAATCGTCTGATGCACCATGGGTTCATAACCCCAGTCCCACTACACTACGTGCGTAACCACGGAGCAGTCCCTAAGGCCAAGTGGAGCGACTGGACAATCGAGGTCTGTGGTCTGGTCAAACGGCCCACTAAGTTCAGCATGGACCAACTGGTGAACGAGTTCCGGTTCCGAGAGTTTCCAGCCACGCTAGTGTGCGCAGGAAACCGGCGAAAGGAGCAGAACATGGTGAAAAAGAGCATCGGGTTCAACTGGGGAGCGGCGGGAGTTTCAACGTCAGTATGGAGGGGGGTCCCACTGCGAGAGGTGTTGAAACGGTGTGGGATTATGAGCAGGAAGAAGGGGGCGCTGAATGTGTGCTTTGAAGGGGCTGAGGATCTGCCAGGTGGGGGAGGGTCCAAGTACGGAACTAGTATCAAGAAAGAGCTGGCTATGGATCCGGCTAGGGACATCATTTTAGCGTATATGCAAAACGGAGAGCAGTTGGCACCGGACCACGGGTTTCCTGTGAGGATGATAATACCGGGATTCATCGG TAGAATGGTCAAGTGGCTTAAACGCATCATCGTTACAACCAAAGAATCAGAGAACTATTACCATTTCAAGGACAATAGAGTCTTGCCATCCCATGTAGACGCTGAGCTGGCTAACGCCGAAG CATGGTGGTACAAGCCGGAGTACATAATCAACGAGTTGAACATCAACTCAGTCATAACAACTCCATGCCATGAGGAGATTCTGCCTATCAACTCCTGGACCACTCAGAGGCCCTACACCTTGAGAGGCTATTCTTATTCCG GTGGCGGAAAGAAGGTGACACGTGTGGAGGTGACAATGGACGGTGGAGAGACATGGCAAGTGTGCACGTTAGACCATCCAGAGAAGCCAaacaaatatggaaaatacTGGTGCTGGTGTTTCTGGTCCTTAGAGGTGGAGGTTCTAGACCTGCTTGGCGCTAAAGAAATTGCAGTACGTGCTTGGGATGAAACTCTCAACACTCAACCTGAGAAACTCATATGGAACCTTATGGGAATGATGAATAACTGTTGGTTCACCGTGAAAACCAACGTATGCAAACCTCACAAGGGAGAAATCGGAATCATCTTCGAACACCCAACGGTTCCCGGCAACCAATCCGGTGGATGGATGGACAGAGAGAGACATCTAGAAATATCCACCGAATCAAACCAAACCCTAAAGAAGAGTATCTCCACTCCATTCATGAACACTGCCTCCAACACTTACTCCTTATCCGAAGTCAAAAAACACAACTCCCCTCAATCCGCCTGGATCATTGTCCACGGCCATGTCTACGATTGCACACGCTTCCTCAAAGACCACCCCGGCG GCTCCGACAGTATCTTAATCAACGCCGGCACCGACTGCACCGAAGAGTTCGACGCCATTCACTCGGACAAAGCGAAGAAAATGCTCGAGGATTACCGAATAGGAGAGTTGATCACCACCGGCTACGCTTCCGACTCCTCCTCCAACTCCCCTAACAACTCCACTCACGGGGCCTCCAACTTCTCCCATTTAGCGCCCATCCGAGAAGCCCCAATGGTGACAAGACGCGCGGCACTGGCCCCTAACGAAAAGATCCCCTGCAAGCTGATTTCCAAAACCGAAATCTCGCACGATGTGCGTGTATTCAGATTCGAACTGCCCGGCGGTCAGGATCAGGTACTTGGGCTGCCCGTGGGCAAGCACATTTTTATATGCGCAAAAGTGGACGGCAAGCTTTGCATGAGAGCCTATACGCCCTCTAGCACCGTAGACCAGATGGGCTACTTCGAATTGGTCGTCAAGGTGTACTTCAAAAACGTGCACCCCAAGTTCCCCAACGGGGGGATCATGTCACAGTTCTTGGACAACATGGAAGTGGGTTCGACAGTGGAGGTTAAGGGTCCGTTGGGCCACATCGAATACACCGGACGTGGAAACTTTACGGTCCATGGGAAACCCCGGTTCGCGAAGCGGCTTGCAATGCTGGCAGGTGGGACCGGAATAACTCCGATATATCAAATTGTGCAGGCGATTTTGAAGGACCCGGAGGACGAGACGGAGATGTTTGTTGTGTATGCGAATCGGACGGAGGATGATATTTTGCTGAGGGAGGAATTGGACACGTGGGCGAAGAAGAACGAGCGTTTGAAA GTATGGTACGTGGTGCAGGAGAGTATTAGAGAAGGGTGGGAATATAGCATTGGGTTTATTACGGAGGAAATAACGAGAGAGCATCTACCGGCAGCGGCGGAGGATACTTTGGCTTTGGTTTGTGGGCCGCCGCCGATGATTCAATTTGCAGTGCAGCCCAATCTGGAGAAGATGAATTACGACACCAAGAATTCCATGTTGGTGTTTTGA